One stretch of Cervus canadensis isolate Bull #8, Minnesota chromosome 5, ASM1932006v1, whole genome shotgun sequence DNA includes these proteins:
- the LCN9 gene encoding epididymal-specific lipocalin-9 encodes MALLLLSLGLGLVCSQDFNPQRIVQTNYDISKVSGTWYSISMAADNRQRIEEGGDLRIFIKSIRVVEDGGLKLSFHFMLHAECTDVAVVCSKTGKSGEYTINYLGENSLRILEADYQRYVILHMRNFRNGTATQVLALYGRFPELKYSFLDRFNKACKSHGLGPEKIIPFSNQNPCYTR; translated from the exons ATGGCGCTGCTCCTGCTgagcctggggctgggcctggtCTGCTCCCAGGATTTCAACCCCCAGCGCATCGTGCAGACGAACTATGACATTTCCAAG GTCTCTGGGACCTGGTACTCCATCTCCATGGCCGCAGACAACAGGCAGCGGATAGAGGAAGGCGGAGACCTGAGGATCTTCATAAAGAGCATCCGGGTCGTCGAGGACGGTGGGCTCAAGCTCAGTTTCCACTTCAT GTTGCATGCAGAGTGCACGGACGTGGCCGTGGTCTGCAGCAAAACCGGCAAGAGCGGGGAATACACCATCAACT ACCTGGGAGAGAACAGCCTGCGGATCCTGGAGGCCGACTACCAGCGTTACGTCATCTTGCACATGCGGAACTTCAGGAATGGGACGGCCACGCAAGTGCTGGCGCTCTACG GACGGTTCCCAGAGCTGAAATACAGCTTCCTGGATAGATTCAACAAAGCCTGCAAATCACACGGACTTGGCCCAGAAAAGATCATCCCCTTCAGCAACCAGA ATCCCTGTTACACGAGGTAG
- the SOHLH1 gene encoding spermatogenesis- and oogenesis-specific basic helix-loop-helix-containing protein 1 isoform X2, producing the protein MASGAREPRAGVPRVSRGCSGPFPSSTQFCCEDHPSQGSGQTKGPPVVEGSGSHLPRNVLSERERRRRISLSCERLRALLPRFDGRREDMASVLEMAVQFLQLAGTLVPGWEQQAEPWLAWQTDVLQLALASQAPAGAPDAGAGTSSVMHQTPPSCAATGVDEDEALSGVADVLDRPLAPPESPGLVPRSPGPRPPKVLRPSPLWPVRSQQPPSPLVSEEPRSCQGQAGPPAQGADKALTLDSRSVSGCDVADGASFLLTPGPDWWLGSLEGRGSGAPSRVAARSSPLDRLEPGFLGDPESGPQEEPLDGPLGPWGSDGSCPSPVLRDEVDSIFPDFFAC; encoded by the exons ATGGCGTCCGGGGCTCGTGAGCCCCGCGCTGGGGTTCCGCGAGTTTCCCGGGGATGCAG TGGCCCTTTCCCATCGAGCACCCAGTTCTGCTGCGAGGACCACCCCAGCCAGGGTTCGGGCCAGACCAAGGGGCCTCCAGTGGTGGAGGGTTCTGGCTCCCACCTGCCACGAAACGTGCTCAGCGAGAGGGAGCGCAG GAGGCGGATCTCCTTGAGCTGTGAGCGCTTGCGGGCTCTGCTGCCCCGGTTTGATGGCCGGCGGGAGGACATGGCCTCGGTCCTGGAGATGGCAGTGCAGTTCCTCCAGCTAGCAGGCACCCTGGTGCCTGGCTGGGAGCAGCAGGCT GAGCCGTGGCTCGCGTGGCAGACGGATGTCCTGCAGCTGGCCCTGGCGAGTCAGGCCCCAGCAGGTGCCCCGGACGCCGGCGCGGGAACATCCAGTGTGAT GCATCAGACCCCCCCGAGCTGCGCGGCCACGGGTGTGGATGAAGATGAGGCCCTGTCGGGGGTGGCCGACGTGCTGGACAGGCCGCTGGCCCCGCCTG AGTCACCCGGCCTCGTCCCCCGGTCCCCAGGCCCGAGACCCCCCAAGGTCCTGAGGCCGTCCCCTCTGTGGCCGGTCCGCTCGCAGCAGCCCCCCTCCCCGCTGGTGAGTGAGGAGCCCCGGAGCtgccagggccaggctgggccccCCGCTCAGGGGGCCGACAAGGCCCTGACGCTGGACTCCAG GTCTGTGTCAGGATGTGATGTGGCAGATGGTGCGTCCTTTCTGCTGACCCCTGGTCCCGACTGGTGGCTGG GCTCCCTGGAGGGCAGAGGCAGCGGCGCCCCTTCCCGGGTGGCCGCCAGGAGCAGCCCGCTGGACAGGCTCGAGCCGGGCTTCCTGGGAGACCCCGAGTCTGGCCCCCAGGAGGAGCCCCTGGACGGGCCCCTGGGGCCGTGGGGCTCTGATGGGAGCTGCCCTAGCCCGGTCCTGCGGGACGAGGTGGACAGCATCTTTCCTGACTTCTTCGCCTGCTGA
- the SOHLH1 gene encoding spermatogenesis- and oogenesis-specific basic helix-loop-helix-containing protein 1 isoform X1 has product MASGAREPRAGVPRVSRGCSGPFPSSTQFCCEDHPSQGSGQTKGPPVVEGSGSHLPRNVLSERERRRRISLSCERLRALLPRFDGRREDMASVLEMAVQFLQLAGTLVPGWEQQALLASSKEPWLAWQTDVLQLALASQAPAGAPDAGAGTSSVMHQTPPSCAATGVDEDEALSGVADVLDRPLAPPESPGLVPRSPGPRPPKVLRPSPLWPVRSQQPPSPLVSEEPRSCQGQAGPPAQGADKALTLDSRSVSGCDVADGASFLLTPGPDWWLGSLEGRGSGAPSRVAARSSPLDRLEPGFLGDPESGPQEEPLDGPLGPWGSDGSCPSPVLRDEVDSIFPDFFAC; this is encoded by the exons ATGGCGTCCGGGGCTCGTGAGCCCCGCGCTGGGGTTCCGCGAGTTTCCCGGGGATGCAG TGGCCCTTTCCCATCGAGCACCCAGTTCTGCTGCGAGGACCACCCCAGCCAGGGTTCGGGCCAGACCAAGGGGCCTCCAGTGGTGGAGGGTTCTGGCTCCCACCTGCCACGAAACGTGCTCAGCGAGAGGGAGCGCAG GAGGCGGATCTCCTTGAGCTGTGAGCGCTTGCGGGCTCTGCTGCCCCGGTTTGATGGCCGGCGGGAGGACATGGCCTCGGTCCTGGAGATGGCAGTGCAGTTCCTCCAGCTAGCAGGCACCCTGGTGCCTGGCTGGGAGCAGCAGGCT CTTCTCGCTTCCTCCAAGGAGCCGTGGCTCGCGTGGCAGACGGATGTCCTGCAGCTGGCCCTGGCGAGTCAGGCCCCAGCAGGTGCCCCGGACGCCGGCGCGGGAACATCCAGTGTGAT GCATCAGACCCCCCCGAGCTGCGCGGCCACGGGTGTGGATGAAGATGAGGCCCTGTCGGGGGTGGCCGACGTGCTGGACAGGCCGCTGGCCCCGCCTG AGTCACCCGGCCTCGTCCCCCGGTCCCCAGGCCCGAGACCCCCCAAGGTCCTGAGGCCGTCCCCTCTGTGGCCGGTCCGCTCGCAGCAGCCCCCCTCCCCGCTGGTGAGTGAGGAGCCCCGGAGCtgccagggccaggctgggccccCCGCTCAGGGGGCCGACAAGGCCCTGACGCTGGACTCCAG GTCTGTGTCAGGATGTGATGTGGCAGATGGTGCGTCCTTTCTGCTGACCCCTGGTCCCGACTGGTGGCTGG GCTCCCTGGAGGGCAGAGGCAGCGGCGCCCCTTCCCGGGTGGCCGCCAGGAGCAGCCCGCTGGACAGGCTCGAGCCGGGCTTCCTGGGAGACCCCGAGTCTGGCCCCCAGGAGGAGCCCCTGGACGGGCCCCTGGGGCCGTGGGGCTCTGATGGGAGCTGCCCTAGCCCGGTCCTGCGGGACGAGGTGGACAGCATCTTTCCTGACTTCTTCGCCTGCTGA
- the SOHLH1 gene encoding spermatogenesis- and oogenesis-specific basic helix-loop-helix-containing protein 1 isoform X3, whose translation MQWPFPIEHPVLLRGPPQPGFGPDQGASSGGGFWLPPATKRAQREGAQLLASSKEPWLAWQTDVLQLALASQAPAGAPDAGAGTSSVMHQTPPSCAATGVDEDEALSGVADVLDRPLAPPESPGLVPRSPGPRPPKVLRPSPLWPVRSQQPPSPLVSEEPRSCQGQAGPPAQGADKALTLDSRSVSGCDVADGASFLLTPGPDWWLGSLEGRGSGAPSRVAARSSPLDRLEPGFLGDPESGPQEEPLDGPLGPWGSDGSCPSPVLRDEVDSIFPDFFAC comes from the exons ATGCAG TGGCCCTTTCCCATCGAGCACCCAGTTCTGCTGCGAGGACCACCCCAGCCAGGGTTCGGGCCAGACCAAGGGGCCTCCAGTGGTGGAGGGTTCTGGCTCCCACCTGCCACGAAACGTGCTCAGCGAGAGGGAGCGCAG CTTCTCGCTTCCTCCAAGGAGCCGTGGCTCGCGTGGCAGACGGATGTCCTGCAGCTGGCCCTGGCGAGTCAGGCCCCAGCAGGTGCCCCGGACGCCGGCGCGGGAACATCCAGTGTGAT GCATCAGACCCCCCCGAGCTGCGCGGCCACGGGTGTGGATGAAGATGAGGCCCTGTCGGGGGTGGCCGACGTGCTGGACAGGCCGCTGGCCCCGCCTG AGTCACCCGGCCTCGTCCCCCGGTCCCCAGGCCCGAGACCCCCCAAGGTCCTGAGGCCGTCCCCTCTGTGGCCGGTCCGCTCGCAGCAGCCCCCCTCCCCGCTGGTGAGTGAGGAGCCCCGGAGCtgccagggccaggctgggccccCCGCTCAGGGGGCCGACAAGGCCCTGACGCTGGACTCCAG GTCTGTGTCAGGATGTGATGTGGCAGATGGTGCGTCCTTTCTGCTGACCCCTGGTCCCGACTGGTGGCTGG GCTCCCTGGAGGGCAGAGGCAGCGGCGCCCCTTCCCGGGTGGCCGCCAGGAGCAGCCCGCTGGACAGGCTCGAGCCGGGCTTCCTGGGAGACCCCGAGTCTGGCCCCCAGGAGGAGCCCCTGGACGGGCCCCTGGGGCCGTGGGGCTCTGATGGGAGCTGCCCTAGCCCGGTCCTGCGGGACGAGGTGGACAGCATCTTTCCTGACTTCTTCGCCTGCTGA